One segment of Streptomyces sp. NBC_00102 DNA contains the following:
- a CDS encoding GNAT family N-acetyltransferase has product MTPLRQDPLRVTLCRDGREFAALAPEWDALHRRCPSATPFQSHAWLHSWWLSYGQDRNLRVVLVRRGGRLAGAAALLLAHRPMPVLMPMGGAISDFFDILVDEESGEAGTQAVVGALARGLRRTARSSVIDLREVRPDALAQRLFAAWTGPRVRLTDSTCMELPAAPLATLAKEMSGSRAQRVRAKLRKVEALGVVCREVPVERVPATVGDLLRLHALQWSGRGVNPEHLRPRFAAHLTHAAGRMVRDGGATLTEFLLDGEVLAANLSLHSGPLTGCYLYGAHPLLRERKVDVATLLLREVSRQAAADGRRTLSLLRGAEQYKSYWQPVSVVNQRLLLSRPALEPVLRLRASQVAARDRAARAVKARFPAARDWHERFTALTGAGH; this is encoded by the coding sequence ATGACACCGCTGCGGCAGGATCCTCTGAGGGTCACGCTCTGCCGGGACGGCCGGGAGTTCGCCGCCCTGGCGCCCGAGTGGGACGCGCTGCACCGCCGCTGCCCGTCGGCGACACCGTTCCAGAGTCACGCCTGGCTGCACTCCTGGTGGCTGTCGTACGGGCAGGACCGGAATCTCCGGGTCGTCCTGGTGCGGCGCGGCGGGCGGCTGGCGGGGGCGGCGGCGCTGCTGCTCGCGCACCGTCCCATGCCGGTGCTGATGCCGATGGGCGGGGCGATCTCGGACTTCTTCGACATCCTCGTCGACGAGGAGTCCGGCGAGGCCGGGACCCAGGCTGTGGTCGGCGCCCTCGCGCGCGGCCTCCGCCGAACCGCCCGCTCCAGCGTGATCGACCTGCGCGAGGTGCGCCCCGACGCCTTGGCGCAGCGGCTCTTCGCCGCCTGGACGGGGCCCAGGGTCCGGCTCACGGACTCCACCTGCATGGAGTTGCCGGCCGCGCCGCTCGCCACGCTGGCCAAGGAGATGTCGGGCTCCCGCGCCCAGCGGGTGCGGGCCAAGCTCAGGAAGGTCGAGGCGCTGGGCGTCGTGTGCCGCGAGGTGCCGGTCGAGCGGGTTCCGGCCACCGTGGGCGATCTGCTGCGGCTGCACGCGTTGCAGTGGAGCGGGCGGGGCGTCAACCCCGAGCATCTGCGACCCCGTTTCGCGGCCCATCTGACGCACGCGGCGGGACGGATGGTCCGCGACGGCGGGGCCACGCTCACGGAGTTCCTGCTGGACGGGGAGGTGCTGGCGGCGAACCTGTCGTTGCACTCGGGTCCGCTGACCGGCTGCTACCTGTACGGAGCGCATCCCCTGCTGCGGGAGCGGAAGGTGGACGTGGCGACCCTGCTGCTGCGCGAGGTCTCGCGGCAGGCGGCCGCCGACGGGCGGCGGACGCTGAGCCTGCTGCGCGGCGCGGAGCAGTACAAGAGTTACTGGCAGCCGGTCTCGGTGGTCAACCAGCGGCTGCTGCTGTCCCGGCCGGCGCTCGAACCGGTGCTGCGGCTGCGTGCGTCGCAGGTGGCGGCGAGGGACCGGGCGGCCAGGGCGGTGAAGGCACGTTTCCCCGCCGCGCGGGACTGGCACGAGCGCTTCACCGCTCTGACGGGGGCGGGTCACTGA
- a CDS encoding chaplin — MSRITKVAAVLAGTGALIAGGAGFASADAGAGAVAAGSPGVISGNIISVPVHVPVNVCGNTINVVGLLNPAFGNTCVNGSAQPQPLHEDAYEGDHDAYGH; from the coding sequence ATGTCGCGTATCACGAAGGTCGCCGCCGTCCTGGCGGGCACCGGCGCCCTCATCGCCGGCGGCGCCGGCTTCGCCTCGGCCGACGCCGGGGCCGGTGCGGTCGCCGCGGGCTCCCCCGGCGTCATCTCGGGCAACATCATCTCGGTGCCCGTGCACGTCCCGGTCAACGTCTGCGGCAACACGATCAACGTCGTCGGTCTGCTGAACCCGGCGTTCGGCAACACCTGCGTCAACGGCTCGGCCCAGCCGCAGCCGCTCCACGAGGACGCCTACGAGGGCGACCACGACGCGTACGGTCACTGA